tcatctcaatttgtttttttatcactGCCGGTATTGCAAAGAAGGGTCCAGATCAAAAAGCATTGAAGGTTCCCCTACTCCTCTCTGATCCCCAAACCTTGCCGATGATGACGAAAGTGTATCTTCCCTCAAAAGCTGAAGTGGTGGTTGTGAATTGGAATTAGCCATTGAAGATGAGGACAACAAGCTGAAGCATTTGGGGTCTTCTGATGTTGAAGAAGCACATTCCATGTTGACCCCAAATAGCCTTAGTCTTTTCCCTGCAGTGCTAGGACTAGTACTAGTACTACTAGGACCACTACTCTTGCCACCATGGTGTTGTTGATGATGGAGGTGGTGAGCAACTGGAACAGAATCAATGATCATAGGGGAAAGAGAAACATTGCCAGCTCcctcttgttgttgttgttgttgttgctgctgcctTGTGTTCAAGGTTTGGTGGTCAGCCAATGGCATTGATATTGGGGGTGTTGACCTGTGGTAAAAGACTGAGCCTGCAGATCCTGAAGTAGTAGTACTACTCATCTCATGATAGTTGTTGTAGTGATGAGTAGTAGCATTAATTCCACTTCCAGCACCATGGTGATGAAAGGGATGATACATGGCGTTATTGTTGTAATTGAGGTGTTCATGGTGGCGTGGTGGGGTTGGGGAAGGGAGGGAGTACAATCTGCCAGTGGCACCCCATCTGATGGACATTAAGTGATGAGGCTGATTGGGAATTAAGAAAGGTGTGAAGAGTGTGGTTGAATGGTCAGGGCCatgatggtgatggtgatgatgatcAGGCCTTCTCCACCAATCTATGTACAACCTATGCCTATACAACTCCCCAACACCACGCTGGAAGGACACCATGTCACCAGCATCAAGCTTCTTCTCCTTAACAAAACGgctccaacctttggtcatCACATAGCTCTGGCTGCTGTTCCAATAGGAGTACCTGAACCTCCACAACTTACCATTCCTGTCCTCAAAATTCAGCAACAGACCCTTCTCATTGGCTGAGGAATCAAGAGGGAAATACTTCTCAGCATGCTGCTTTGGTATCACCAACCGGTTCAGCTTCCCCACATCACTTGGTGTCACTACTTTATCAAACATGTGCTCCTTCTCAGCAggctgctgctgctgttgctgcaagttgctgctgctgctgttgttgttgttaccaTTGGCAGAAGAACTAGCACTTGctgcatgatgatgatgagcatAGACAGAAGAAGATGATCCTTGCAAATTCCCTTCATCCTTGCTGCTACCAAGTGACAAGTCCATGAAGTCTAGCTGCTTTGTtgtgtggtggtggtgatgttgatgatgatgatgattattgtTGATGATGAAATTGGAACCTGCTGCCTCCTGGTGCTGGTGTAACAACCCTAACCCAGATGATGAATTGTGAGATTCTGTAGACTAAAGATGATCATGAATAATATTCATCCCCAGCCATGGATTTTGTTGGTGAAGGATATTTATTACATGATGATGGTGATGAGGACGTGCAGCAGTAGTAGTAGTAGAagtataatttgatgatattgaAGGAGCAGAAGAAGATAAAGACAAATTAGAGGTAGAAGAAAAGGGGTAGTGGTGCTTACTGCTGCTTTCTTCTCTTGTGATGATTTCTTCTGCtgcttcctcttcctcctcctcctcctctctgCCATCAGAATACCCTTTCACTTCTTGCATCAACTCCATAAAATTATACACTGAACCCACCTTCAATTCTGCTAGTTATAGCCTCTGGATCTCACAAAATTAAACAATGTCATCCAAATAAttgagaaaaatatgaaatcatgaagggaagggaagaggaagaggagtaAGTGGGGGTGGggggataaataaaaaaagaaccaaattGAAGTTTGACAAcataaaaatgcaaaacttaGAGTCTGAAGAAATTGACAagattacatatatataataaaaggaattaaattaccaagaaaaatatgaatttggAGCTAAGAAGATATTTGAGTAGGTAGAGATAGATATGTGAGGCTGTGAAGGAAACAAAGAAAAGCAGGTGTTTATTTTGTACCAAGAGAATTGTGAGAGAGTCGGTGCCTTCATGTTTGACCATGAGGCATCATCAAACCCTAAAGAAAGACAAGGCATGGAAGATTCAAAACGGGGTTATTGTTGACCTAAACAACTGAATAGGTTAAAGAGAGATGGAGATGGGGGAGGGGTGATGATGTGAGTTTTAGCTAACACAAAGTGTAGTTACCTCAAAGGAAGCTTCTTTACAAGTaggaaaaaagaaccaaaaatgttaatttgttgCAACCCAGTTTTATTCTTAACATAacaagtgagagagagagagagagaaagagaaagagaaagagggtTACTACACTTACGTGGGGGGCCCATGAATAATGTGCGAATTGGGGTCATGTGAGCAACTAGTCGTTTTCATAATATTTgcgataataatataataataataacctgtACAATATATATGCTTCCGGTTCTACACTAAGAGACCAGAAGCAAAGACCTACTTCACTTTGTTAAATCTGCACCctccttattattatttttatttattagttatttgtaaaaaatactattaaatgTGGTAAGGGGATACAATATATCTATGACAAGTTGTTGTTATTAGACAGAAGAGAAGTGGAGGGGGATGCAATGCCAACGGTGT
This region of Glycine max cultivar Williams 82 chromosome 7, Glycine_max_v4.0, whole genome shotgun sequence genomic DNA includes:
- the LOC100778733 gene encoding B3 domain-containing protein Os03g0120900 → MELMQEVKGYSDGREEEEEEEEAAEEIITREESSRLLHQHQEAAGSNFIINNNHHHHQHHHHHTTKQLDFMDLSLGSSKDEGNLQGSSSSVYAHHHHAASASSSANGNNNNSSSSNLQQQQQQPAEKEHMFDKVVTPSDVGKLNRLVIPKQHAEKYFPLDSSANEKGLLLNFEDRNGKLWRFRYSYWNSSQSYVMTKGWSRFVKEKKLDAGDMVSFQRGVGELYRHRLYIDWWRRPDHHHHHHHGPDHSTTLFTPFLIPNQPHHLMSIRWGATGRLYSLPSPTPPRHHEHLNYNNNAMYHPFHHHGAGSGINATTHHYNNYHEMSSTTTSGSAGSVFYHRSTPPISMPLADHQTLNTRQQQQQQQQQEGAGNVSLSPMIIDSVPVAHHLHHQQHHGGKSSGPSSTSTSPSTAGKRLRLFGVNMECASSTSEDPKCFSLLSSSSMANSNSQPPLQLLREDTLSSSSARFGDQRGVGEPSMLFDLDPSLQYRQ